In Uranotaenia lowii strain MFRU-FL chromosome 2, ASM2978415v1, whole genome shotgun sequence, one genomic interval encodes:
- the LOC129742249 gene encoding uncharacterized protein LOC129742249: MLDQEAYIGTVLNRFNMNDAKPATTPMNSGEKLTKEPTPKPEDAEQLKKIPYQEAVGSLMYLAQCTRPDILFAVNKLSRFNTNPSLKHWEAVKHLLRYLKGTAKYKLRYTRQGESKLIGYSDADWAADLDDRKLTSGYIFLLQSGAVS; encoded by the coding sequence ATGCTGGACCAGGAAGCATATATTGGAACTGTACTCAATCGTTTCAATATGAACGATGCGAAGCCTGCGACGACCCCGATGAACAGCGGAGAGAAGCTGACCAAGGAACCAACACCGAAACCCGAAGATGCGGAGCAGCTGAAGAAAATCCCTTATCAGGAAGCCGTCGGAAGCCTGATGTACCTCGCACAGTGTACCCGACCGGACATCCTGTTTGCAGTCAACAAGCTAAGCAGATTCAACACCAATCCCTCTCTCAAACACTGGGAGGCCGTCAAACATCTGCTGAGGTACCTGAAGGGAACTGCGAAGTACAAGCTGCGGTATACGAGGCAAGGCGAATCGAAACTCATCGGTTACTCCGACGCAGATTGGGCCGCAGATCTCGACGATAGGAAACTCACAAGCGGATACATTTTCCTATTACAAAGCGGGGCCGTATCCTAG